Part of the Vibrio celticus genome, AAAGGTTCTTCGTGTCATGAAGGCTTCTTCTGCTAATTGATCGAGCGACAAAGGGAGATGATGATGCTTCTGAATAAAACGCTGCACCGAGACAATCTTGTCATTGCCGTGAGCATAATTCGGCACAAAACTCTGATAGTAGCGCTGCTCTCTCAAGCCCGTATCAAGCACTAGGTATTTACCGAGATTACGAGTATTGGTCGGCGTTGTGTATTTAGTCAGGATAAACAGAGCCAGATCCATCCACGACATCAAACCACCTGCGGTGATAATGTCAGAGTCATCGATCAAGATTTTGTCGACATCAACATCGACCTCAGCATACTGCTCCGAAAACTGTTGCTGCGCTTTCCAATGCGTTGTCACGGTTCGTCCTTGCAACAAACCCGTTCCCGCCAAAATAAACACGCCCGCGCAAGCTGAACACAGGATCGCCCCACTTAGATGAGACTGCACAAGGTAGTCCAACAGCCCTTCATCTGGCTCTAGGTAGTATCTGCCATCTAAGTTTGGCGGCACTAGAATGATGTCGGCCTTTGAGTTCTCAAGTGGTCCGTTGGTCGACATAGACAAGTCGTCATGAGGCTTAATTTCAACATGAAACTGAACCTGCTCATTGGAAGACTCAATGCTATTCGCCAATTGAAGAAACTCTTTCACTCCAAACACGGCACTTTGCAAAGAGCCCGGGTAGTCGATGATT contains:
- a CDS encoding GlxA family transcriptional regulator, coding for MAIVTKSVVVEIIDYPGSLQSAVFGVKEFLQLANSIESSNEQVQFHVEIKPHDDLSMSTNGPLENSKADIILVPPNLDGRYYLEPDEGLLDYLVQSHLSGAILCSACAGVFILAGTGLLQGRTVTTHWKAQQQFSEQYAEVDVDVDKILIDDSDIITAGGLMSWMDLALFILTKYTTPTNTRNLGKYLVLDTGLREQRYYQSFVPNYAHGNDKIVSVQRFIQKHHHLPLSLDQLAEEAFMTRRTFIRQFTKATNFTPINYIQHIRIQSACELLESSYKPVEQISYLVGYEDVNSFRKVFMKIIGLTPSRFRSRFLSEE